From a region of the Terriglobales bacterium genome:
- a CDS encoding TolC family protein: MFTKSVLFLLLAAALAGAQQASVSGPPPQSSAPVLTLDEVVSQVQAQNPAISNAQRLVEARQRRVVQAGALPDPTLSVSYMGSAVPFKTMEMDPSSYRGITAMQMIPLGGKRELRREMARKEVTATEADQLAVRRRLTADAKAAYYDYFYYGKALEITNRNKARLEQLADISEARYKVGKAMQSDVLRAHVEVSMLLQQSVSLQQQRETAVARLNTLMNRDPESALPPAADVGKSALPTFAALAAIAEINDPMLQKEQSIVERSKVAINMARKEYIPDLSVGYMYQQRPGMADMYGLQFSLNIPIFYKSKQREGVEQAKLELDSAEKSRASRKLELEYEVKQMYAMAQNANKMLDLYQNAIIPQAELALQSAESSYAVGTVDFLTVVTNFTTINGYQIDYYRQLADYETALARIEALTGDLTQVSKEAK; this comes from the coding sequence ATGTTTACGAAATCAGTGTTGTTTTTGCTGCTCGCGGCGGCATTGGCCGGCGCACAGCAGGCGTCCGTCAGTGGTCCGCCTCCGCAAAGCAGTGCACCGGTCCTGACACTCGATGAGGTCGTCAGTCAGGTCCAAGCTCAGAACCCGGCGATTTCCAATGCGCAGCGTCTTGTTGAAGCTCGACAGCGTCGAGTGGTGCAGGCCGGAGCCTTGCCCGATCCAACTCTATCGGTGTCGTACATGGGAAGTGCCGTTCCATTCAAGACAATGGAGATGGATCCCTCAAGCTATCGCGGCATAACCGCGATGCAGATGATTCCACTCGGCGGCAAGCGCGAGTTGCGACGCGAGATGGCTCGCAAGGAAGTAACTGCAACTGAAGCCGATCAGCTTGCCGTGAGACGTCGACTGACCGCCGACGCGAAAGCGGCTTACTACGACTACTTCTACTACGGCAAAGCGCTTGAGATTACGAACCGAAACAAGGCTCGACTAGAGCAGTTGGCCGACATCTCAGAAGCCCGTTACAAGGTCGGCAAGGCGATGCAGTCGGATGTGTTGCGGGCGCATGTTGAGGTTTCGATGTTGCTTCAACAGTCCGTTTCGCTCCAACAGCAGCGTGAGACCGCAGTAGCCCGGCTGAACACTCTCATGAATCGCGATCCTGAATCGGCCCTTCCACCCGCTGCAGACGTAGGCAAGAGTGCGCTCCCTACATTCGCCGCACTGGCCGCAATCGCAGAGATTAACGACCCAATGCTCCAGAAGGAGCAAAGCATCGTTGAGCGGAGCAAGGTTGCGATCAACATGGCCCGCAAGGAATACATTCCCGATCTCTCGGTCGGCTACATGTACCAGCAACGCCCGGGCATGGCCGACATGTACGGCCTGCAGTTCTCGCTCAATATACCAATCTTCTACAAGTCGAAGCAGCGCGAGGGTGTGGAGCAGGCCAAGCTGGAGCTCGATTCAGCGGAGAAGAGTCGCGCATCGCGGAAATTGGAGTTGGAGTACGAAGTAAAGCAGATGTACGCAATGGCTCAGAACGCGAACAAGATGCTCGACCTCTATCAAAACGCCATCATTCCACAGGCAGAACTTGCGCTCCAATCGGCGGAGTCTTCCTACGCCGTCGGAACAGTGGACTTCCTCACCGTCGTAACGAACTTCACCACGATCAACGGATACCAGATCGACTATTACCGCCAGCTCGCGGATTACGAAACAGCTTTGGCGCGGATCGAGGCGCTGACAGGCGACCTGACGCAGGTCAGCAAGGAGGCAAAGTAA
- a CDS encoding efflux RND transporter periplasmic adaptor subunit — MNSNVRKVVRVAAVLIVVGVAAVLIFGRGLIPSSAQPSHAGQASTTTAQHADSRKVLYWYDPMHPNYRSDKPGTAPDCGMDLVPMYEGQGGVENGMIKVTPERQRILGIRTAPVEEKVVTRTLRTSGQVVPDETRIAHVHVKTPGWIENVYVDFVGQMVKKGQPLFTIYSPDLVATQEEYLIAKRGQQQLGSSSYMDVAHNSQSLLESARQRLELWDLTEAQIQRLDQTGQVNRTITVYSPVTGYVTDRKAFPHVAVNGDSDIYTITDLSRVWVTADVYESELPYVKVGQPANIKLSYVPGKTFSGRVTYNYPTLDPQTHTAKVRIDVPNTGLMLKPNMFADVELEIRYGKHVVVPEGAVLNSGTMQTVFVVHDDGKFEPRQVNVGPTVDGQTIIEFGLEKGEAIVSSGNFLLDSESRMKFGSGDEHQH, encoded by the coding sequence ATGAATAGCAACGTTCGCAAAGTCGTTCGTGTGGCCGCCGTGCTCATTGTCGTCGGAGTTGCCGCAGTGCTCATTTTCGGCCGCGGATTGATCCCATCGAGCGCACAGCCATCCCATGCCGGCCAGGCTTCCACAACAACCGCGCAACACGCAGACAGTCGCAAAGTTCTCTATTGGTACGACCCGATGCACCCGAACTACCGGTCTGACAAGCCCGGCACTGCTCCCGATTGCGGTATGGATCTGGTGCCGATGTACGAAGGACAGGGTGGTGTCGAGAACGGGATGATCAAGGTCACTCCCGAAAGGCAGCGTATCCTCGGCATCCGTACAGCACCGGTGGAAGAAAAGGTGGTCACCCGGACCCTGCGTACTTCGGGCCAGGTGGTTCCTGACGAGACGCGAATCGCGCACGTTCACGTAAAAACGCCCGGCTGGATTGAGAATGTGTACGTCGATTTCGTCGGCCAAATGGTGAAGAAGGGACAGCCGCTCTTCACCATCTATAGTCCCGATCTGGTCGCAACCCAGGAAGAATACCTAATCGCCAAGCGAGGCCAGCAACAGCTCGGCTCCTCGTCCTACATGGATGTCGCTCATAACTCCCAGTCGCTGCTCGAATCAGCTCGTCAGCGGCTGGAGCTGTGGGACCTCACTGAGGCCCAGATTCAACGCCTTGATCAGACAGGTCAGGTGAATCGCACCATTACCGTCTATTCGCCCGTTACAGGTTACGTGACCGATCGCAAGGCGTTTCCGCACGTCGCGGTTAATGGTGATTCCGACATTTACACCATTACCGACCTCTCGCGTGTGTGGGTAACTGCGGACGTCTATGAATCGGAACTGCCTTATGTGAAAGTCGGACAGCCCGCGAACATTAAGCTGAGTTATGTTCCGGGAAAGACCTTCTCCGGTCGCGTCACGTACAACTATCCAACTCTTGATCCGCAAACACATACGGCCAAGGTGCGCATTGACGTGCCGAATACCGGCCTGATGCTGAAGCCGAACATGTTCGCCGATGTGGAACTGGAGATCCGCTACGGCAAACATGTGGTGGTGCCCGAGGGCGCTGTATTGAATAGCGGCACCATGCAAACCGTGTTTGTCGTCCACGACGACGGCAAGTTCGAGCCTCGCCAGGTGAATGTCGGGCCGACGGTGGATGGCCAAACCATCATTGAGTTTGGCCTGGAGAAGGGAGAAGCGATCGTCAGTTCCGGCAACTTCCTGCTCGATTCCGAGAGCCGCATGAAATTTGGTTCCGGCGACGAGCACCAGCACTGA
- a CDS encoding CusA/CzcA family heavy metal efflux RND transporter: MINRIIEFSAHHKFLVLMLVAVATVLGWHSLRNTKLDAIPDLSDTQVIVFAKWDRSPDIIEDQVTYPITSALLGMPKVKDIRGFSDFGFSYIYIVFDEGTDIYWARSRTLEYLNSVTPRLPKGVNVELAKDATAVGWVYQYALVDESGKYSLDQMRSYQDWYLRYALQSVPGVAEVVPVGGFVREYQVNIDPNRLLAYKIPINMVSEAIQKSNNEVGARLVEFSGREYMVRGKGYIKSLDDIRNIVVMTNPQSGTPVRVKDLASVTFGPEMRRGVADLDGKGEVVGGVVIMRFGENAEKVIERVKAKIAEVQPSFPPGLKLVPTYDRSELIDRSIDNLTHTLIEELIIVSLVILVFLWHFPSAAIPIITIPITVILAFIPMQLSGMTANIMSLGGIAVAIGAMVDAAVVVVEQTHKKLEHWEAEGRKGDYKDVVVSAVKEVGGPSFFALLVIAVSFLPVFALEAQEGRLFKPLAFTKNFAMAIAAVLAITLDPAMRLLFTHVKEYNFRPKWLARITNALLVGKIHTEENHPISRPLMKLYHPVVEFVLEWRWLTIAAAILLMVATIPVFNKLGSEFMPPLDEGTLLYMPTTLPGISVSEATRILQQQDKALSSFPEVERVFGKAGRAESATDPAPYSMMETTIVLKPHDQWPKRKRWYSDHAPEWTQRILRRFWPDHKTTDELIYGPGGLNEAVTFPGVANAWTMPIKARIDMLTTGIRTPVGIKVLGSDLKEIEKIGRDIEQALKDVPGTASVFAERTTGGYFLDFDLKRDQLARYGLSVDDAQMVLISAVGGEPVTTTIEGRERYPVNVRYFRDYRSDIQTLERVLVTTPGGAQIPLGQIATISMKTGPGMIRDENGRLSGYVYVDVSGRDVGSYVDEARRIVSDKVKVPTGYQLTWSGQFESMQRVKERLKLVLPITLFIVFLLLYANTGSAVKTSIILLAVPFSAIGAVWLMYWLGYNMSVAVWVGLIALLGVDAETAVFMLLYLDLAYKDARNKGRLNSWDDLREAIVHGAVKRLRPKVMTVACMLFGLLPIMWSNGAGADVMKRIAAPMIGGIVTSFIMELIVYPPVFAIWKWNWEVKPALACKVQAQELVHAE; the protein is encoded by the coding sequence ATGATTAACAGAATTATCGAGTTCAGTGCCCACCACAAGTTCTTGGTCCTCATGCTTGTAGCTGTTGCCACGGTGTTGGGCTGGCACTCCCTGCGCAACACCAAGCTGGATGCTATCCCCGACCTTAGCGATACGCAGGTAATCGTCTTTGCGAAGTGGGACCGCAGCCCCGACATCATCGAGGACCAGGTCACATACCCAATCACGTCGGCACTTCTGGGAATGCCGAAGGTGAAGGATATCCGCGGCTTCTCCGACTTCGGTTTCTCGTATATCTACATTGTCTTCGATGAGGGGACGGATATTTATTGGGCGCGTTCCCGCACGCTTGAATACCTCAATTCCGTCACGCCTCGGCTGCCGAAAGGCGTCAATGTCGAACTTGCGAAAGACGCGACTGCCGTTGGGTGGGTATACCAGTACGCACTCGTCGATGAGTCGGGCAAGTACAGCTTGGACCAGATGCGCAGCTACCAGGACTGGTACCTCCGCTATGCACTTCAATCCGTTCCGGGTGTCGCCGAGGTGGTTCCTGTCGGCGGTTTCGTTCGCGAATATCAGGTCAACATCGACCCCAATCGCCTGCTCGCCTACAAGATCCCGATCAACATGGTCTCGGAGGCCATCCAGAAGTCGAACAACGAAGTGGGGGCCCGGTTGGTCGAGTTCTCAGGTCGTGAGTACATGGTGCGCGGCAAGGGATACATCAAGTCGCTCGACGACATCCGCAACATCGTCGTAATGACAAATCCGCAATCGGGCACTCCTGTTCGGGTAAAAGATTTGGCGAGCGTGACGTTCGGTCCTGAGATGCGACGCGGTGTTGCGGATCTGGATGGAAAGGGCGAGGTAGTCGGCGGAGTGGTCATCATGCGCTTCGGAGAGAATGCGGAAAAGGTAATTGAGCGCGTGAAGGCAAAAATCGCCGAAGTCCAACCTTCATTCCCGCCGGGCCTTAAGCTCGTTCCGACGTACGATCGCTCCGAATTGATCGATCGCTCCATCGACAACCTGACTCACACTCTCATTGAAGAGTTGATCATCGTCAGCCTGGTTATCCTGGTGTTCCTCTGGCATTTCCCCAGCGCCGCAATCCCGATCATCACGATTCCGATCACGGTGATTCTGGCATTCATCCCGATGCAGCTGTCAGGAATGACGGCCAACATCATGTCGCTGGGCGGAATCGCCGTTGCTATCGGAGCCATGGTGGACGCCGCAGTCGTTGTCGTCGAGCAGACACACAAAAAACTGGAGCATTGGGAGGCAGAAGGCCGCAAGGGCGACTACAAGGACGTAGTCGTTTCAGCCGTGAAGGAAGTTGGCGGTCCAAGCTTCTTCGCGCTGCTGGTGATTGCTGTCTCGTTCCTGCCAGTCTTCGCGCTTGAGGCTCAAGAAGGACGACTCTTCAAGCCACTGGCATTTACGAAAAATTTTGCGATGGCGATCGCGGCTGTTTTGGCTATTACTCTCGATCCAGCCATGCGCCTTCTCTTCACACACGTGAAGGAGTACAACTTCCGTCCGAAGTGGCTGGCTCGCATTACGAATGCTTTGCTCGTCGGCAAGATTCACACTGAAGAGAACCATCCCATCAGCCGGCCATTAATGAAGTTGTACCACCCGGTCGTCGAGTTTGTATTGGAGTGGCGTTGGTTGACAATCGCCGCTGCCATTCTCCTGATGGTCGCTACAATCCCCGTATTTAACAAGCTCGGCTCAGAGTTCATGCCTCCGCTCGATGAAGGCACCTTGCTCTACATGCCGACAACGCTGCCTGGCATCTCCGTTTCGGAAGCCACCCGGATCCTTCAGCAGCAAGACAAGGCGCTCAGTAGCTTCCCGGAAGTCGAGCGGGTCTTTGGTAAGGCTGGTCGCGCTGAAAGCGCTACGGACCCGGCGCCTTACTCGATGATGGAAACTACGATTGTCCTAAAGCCGCACGATCAGTGGCCGAAGCGCAAGCGCTGGTATTCCGATCACGCTCCAGAGTGGACGCAGCGTATTCTTCGCCGTTTTTGGCCTGATCACAAGACCACCGACGAACTGATCTACGGTCCGGGTGGCTTGAACGAAGCAGTCACGTTTCCCGGTGTCGCGAACGCCTGGACGATGCCGATCAAAGCACGTATCGACATGCTGACGACTGGCATCCGGACACCGGTCGGTATCAAAGTACTTGGCTCTGATCTCAAGGAAATCGAGAAAATTGGCCGGGACATCGAGCAGGCACTGAAAGATGTTCCTGGAACGGCGAGCGTCTTTGCCGAGCGCACGACTGGCGGCTACTTCCTGGACTTCGATCTCAAGCGCGATCAACTGGCTCGGTATGGGTTGTCGGTCGATGACGCGCAGATGGTCTTGATTTCCGCCGTCGGCGGAGAACCCGTCACCACAACGATTGAGGGCCGCGAACGCTACCCGGTGAATGTCCGATACTTCCGCGACTACCGCAGCGACATTCAGACACTGGAGCGCGTCCTCGTCACTACTCCTGGAGGCGCACAAATACCCCTCGGCCAGATTGCGACCATTTCGATGAAGACGGGTCCGGGCATGATTCGCGACGAGAATGGTCGTCTCAGCGGCTATGTCTATGTCGATGTTTCAGGCCGCGACGTCGGCAGCTACGTCGATGAGGCACGCCGAATCGTCTCTGACAAAGTGAAGGTGCCCACCGGATACCAACTCACCTGGAGCGGACAGTTCGAGTCAATGCAACGCGTGAAGGAGCGCCTGAAACTCGTGCTGCCGATCACGTTGTTCATCGTCTTTCTGCTGCTCTACGCCAATACGGGATCAGCAGTAAAGACCAGCATCATCCTGCTCGCTGTCCCATTCTCGGCCATTGGTGCGGTCTGGCTGATGTACTGGCTTGGTTACAACATGAGTGTCGCAGTCTGGGTGGGGCTGATTGCTCTTCTTGGCGTCGATGCCGAGACTGCAGTCTTCATGCTGCTGTATCTCGATCTCGCTTACAAAGACGCTCGCAATAAAGGTCGCCTGAACAGTTGGGACGATCTCCGCGAAGCAATCGTACATGGCGCAGTGAAGCGCCTGCGTCCGAAAGTTATGACTGTAGCCTGCATGCTGTTTGGACTGCTACCAATCATGTGGTCCAACGGCGCAGGTGCTGACGTGATGAAACGAATCGCAGCCCCCATGATCGGCGGCATCGTAACCAGCTTCATCATGGAACTGATTGTCTATCCACCAGTTTTTGCAATCTGGAAGTGGAACTGGGAAGTAAAACCCGCGCTCGCATGCAAAGTGCAGGCGCAGGAACTGGTACATGCGGAATAA
- a CDS encoding ATP-binding protein, whose amino-acid sequence MRLRLQSQLVIVMIAVLSVLTIVSLLVLRHSVQTEVRRQTLDAVASSVHAFDRLQEQQFASLLRTASMMAELPTLKAVLATKHPTTIQDASAEFWKLSGTDLLILGDTAGVPMAVHASVANLGTESANRILAVRSAEEPESWWYDESGLYRIVSQQVTAGSGKDQQALGTIVLGLRINDAVAQEIGRLTGTEVVLGVGDSILATTLSSSDRAGLKDVLRNQSGERDSVPREIRIGNRRFETASIVLQTGSKATVRCYMLIPLEETYAFLSRLNITILVLALMVALLGAALLRVISSAITRPLEKLVAAVKALASGDPNYRVELKGSVEVKELGSAFVSMRRDLVESQQRQIEAERLAALGRAAGSISHDLRHHLAALVANAEFLHDSKGPDSDRDDLYREIQRASDQMTVLIDSLVEISRERSTLSLAEDELQQIVVRARDSLKANPDFRQQQIDITSSCDTRGMFDAQKLQRAFFNLLLNAYEATSAKSGMVSVDIKSVGDTLECRITDNGHGIPDAVKVSMFEPFVSAGKNNGTGLGLTIATKIIRDHSGEVVLESTSSEGTTFLVRLPRRSAPERTAPASAVM is encoded by the coding sequence GTGCGACTTCGTCTGCAAAGCCAACTCGTGATCGTCATGATTGCCGTTCTTTCCGTGCTGACGATTGTGAGCCTGCTTGTCCTGCGGCACAGCGTTCAAACGGAAGTGAGACGGCAGACGCTGGATGCTGTCGCGAGCTCTGTTCATGCTTTCGACCGGCTTCAAGAGCAGCAATTTGCAAGCCTCCTCAGAACGGCGTCCATGATGGCGGAGCTACCGACACTCAAGGCGGTGTTGGCAACGAAGCATCCGACTACGATCCAGGATGCCTCTGCTGAATTTTGGAAACTCTCGGGCACGGATCTGCTCATTCTCGGCGATACAGCCGGCGTACCGATGGCGGTCCACGCATCGGTAGCGAATCTTGGCACTGAGTCGGCGAATCGGATTCTGGCAGTCCGCAGCGCTGAAGAGCCGGAATCATGGTGGTACGACGAAAGCGGGCTTTACAGGATTGTGAGCCAGCAGGTAACGGCAGGATCGGGCAAAGACCAGCAGGCATTGGGAACAATTGTCCTTGGATTGCGAATCAATGATGCAGTCGCGCAGGAAATCGGCAGGCTTACTGGCACGGAAGTGGTGCTCGGCGTCGGTGACTCCATTTTGGCTACGACGCTGTCATCTTCAGATCGGGCTGGCTTGAAGGATGTTTTGCGAAATCAGTCCGGCGAGCGGGATTCAGTTCCGCGCGAAATCAGGATCGGAAATAGGCGATTCGAAACAGCGTCCATTGTTTTGCAAACCGGCTCCAAGGCAACGGTGCGCTGTTATATGCTCATTCCGCTGGAAGAGACGTACGCGTTTCTCTCGCGACTGAACATTACCATCCTCGTGCTTGCATTAATGGTTGCCCTGCTGGGTGCGGCTCTTCTGCGTGTCATATCCAGTGCGATCACCCGCCCCTTGGAAAAGCTGGTCGCGGCGGTGAAGGCGTTGGCGAGTGGCGACCCTAACTACAGGGTGGAACTCAAAGGCAGCGTTGAGGTAAAGGAGTTGGGTTCTGCCTTCGTTTCCATGCGAAGGGATCTTGTGGAGTCTCAGCAGAGGCAGATCGAAGCGGAAAGGCTCGCGGCACTGGGAAGAGCGGCGGGTTCTATCTCCCACGACCTTCGGCATCATCTGGCTGCACTCGTGGCTAACGCCGAGTTCCTCCACGATTCAAAAGGGCCGGATTCTGACCGTGACGACCTTTACCGCGAGATTCAACGTGCTTCCGACCAGATGACCGTGCTGATCGATTCTTTAGTTGAAATTTCGCGCGAACGCAGCACCTTGTCCCTTGCTGAAGATGAACTCCAGCAAATTGTGGTGCGCGCGCGGGACTCGCTAAAAGCGAATCCAGACTTTCGGCAGCAGCAGATCGACATCACTTCTTCGTGCGATACGCGAGGTATGTTTGATGCGCAGAAGCTTCAGAGAGCGTTCTTCAATCTTCTACTTAATGCCTATGAAGCGACATCGGCCAAGTCGGGAATGGTTTCCGTCGACATCAAAAGCGTGGGAGACACGCTAGAGTGTCGGATCACGGACAACGGCCATGGCATTCCAGACGCAGTGAAGGTGTCGATGTTTGAACCGTTCGTGAGTGCCGGAAAAAATAATGGCACTGGGCTGGGCCTGACCATCGCGACGAAAATCATAAGAGATCACTCGGGCGAGGTCGTGCTGGAGAGCACCTCCTCAGAAGGCACAACCTTTCTGGTTCGTCTTCCACGTAGGTCTGCGCCCGAAAGAACGGCTCCCGCCAGCGCAGTTATGTAG
- a CDS encoding radical SAM protein, with product MATAEEARVGSEAVSDITTLPILILNLHGRCNCRCTMCDIWKRTESHELSLQTLHGLRDDLQRLKVKWVVLTGGEPLMHSDFPSVCTFLKSLGIRITLLTSGLLLERHCKSVCDHVDDCIISLDGPSAIHDQIRGVPGACDRIQRATNVIRGLRPDFTMSARTTVQKSNFDHLRDTVATAQSLGLASISFLAADVTSTAFNRNLVWPVQRQNEIALDSRQVSTLETEIESLIVERALEIDSGYIRESPDKLRRIARHFRALIEGALPPAPICNAPWISAVLETDGVVRPCFFHEQIGDINQHSLQEVLNKPAAVDFRKALDVTHNPICRRCVCSLNYKD from the coding sequence ATGGCTACTGCTGAAGAAGCTAGGGTTGGTTCCGAAGCCGTAAGCGACATTACAACGCTTCCTATCTTGATCCTGAACTTGCACGGCAGGTGTAACTGCCGCTGCACAATGTGCGATATATGGAAGCGCACCGAGTCCCACGAACTCTCGCTACAGACCCTTCACGGTCTGCGCGACGATCTGCAACGACTGAAGGTCAAATGGGTTGTGCTGACAGGCGGAGAGCCCTTGATGCACTCCGATTTCCCTTCCGTGTGCACGTTCCTCAAGTCTCTGGGCATCAGGATCACGCTGCTAACTTCCGGTTTGCTCCTTGAGCGGCATTGCAAATCCGTTTGCGATCATGTCGACGATTGCATCATCTCGCTAGACGGTCCCTCCGCAATTCATGACCAGATCCGTGGAGTGCCGGGCGCTTGCGACCGTATTCAGCGCGCAACCAACGTGATTCGCGGGCTCCGTCCGGACTTTACAATGTCCGCCCGAACCACTGTTCAGAAATCCAACTTCGACCATCTTCGCGACACGGTTGCCACCGCGCAATCACTCGGGCTGGCAAGTATCTCTTTTCTTGCGGCAGATGTTACCTCGACGGCCTTCAACCGCAACCTCGTGTGGCCTGTTCAACGCCAGAATGAAATCGCTCTCGACAGCAGGCAAGTCAGCACCTTGGAAACGGAAATCGAATCTCTGATTGTTGAGCGCGCACTTGAGATTGATTCAGGCTACATTCGAGAATCGCCGGACAAACTGCGTAGAATCGCTCGGCACTTCCGAGCGCTCATCGAGGGTGCGCTCCCTCCGGCGCCCATCTGCAACGCGCCTTGGATATCAGCAGTTCTCGAAACAGACGGAGTTGTGCGTCCATGTTTCTTTCACGAACAGATCGGGGACATTAACCAGCATTCTCTGCAAGAAGTTCTCAATAAACCTGCAGCAGTAGATTTTCGGAAGGCTCTCGATGTAACTCACAATCCCATCTGCCGTCGATGTGTCTGCTCCTTGAATTACAAGGATTAA
- a CDS encoding methyltransferase domain-containing protein → MSDSLATSETRLQFDGWSAVYDEQPNPMLALETRILKPLLPSIRGCSVLDLGCGTGRWSAVLAAREASAIVGIDSSAQMLSRAAIHVGCSAYLLLADATAMPLRSHRFDIAIGSFMVSHVQNLEKVLIEVWRVLRPGAEFFISDIHPETSNLLQWKRGFISGAREVSLPTVSRSITELETETRRCGFEISARIEPLFGTPEREILRRAGKADVIRSCSGRPPIYILRLRKPAIAAPVVRTSKLRDSFRLSGGDVAFSSNVARPCSVSISRGRIQQITHSSSRLRADIDLSGYLLLPGLINAHDHLDFALFPRMGNGPYSSASEWAKDIHNQFADEIATQRKVPRSVRLWWGAIRNLLAGVTTVCHHNPYEPDFSDPEFPVRVLRDYRWAHSLFFEEDVFERFQSGSPDTPFIIHLGEGTTSRCRRELALLSSLGALNSSTVVVHGLALDQRDASLLNYRRAALIWCPSSADFLFRYPQDADFIRSIQRVALGTDSPLTANGDLLDELNFAHQRMGFSAPELFRNVTLFSSDVLKLSDGEGSLLEGAIADLVAIRNRGLSPAESLIRSSFREVELVLLGGRIQLLSTTLHDRMPRELTSKLEAVEIEGTVRWVRAPMQRLLDEAHKILGPTVSIAGKRVCHGYC, encoded by the coding sequence GTGTCTGATTCACTCGCCACGAGCGAAACTCGGCTTCAGTTCGATGGGTGGTCTGCCGTGTACGATGAGCAGCCCAACCCCATGCTCGCGCTCGAAACCAGAATACTGAAACCGCTCCTTCCCTCCATTCGAGGGTGCTCTGTACTGGACCTCGGTTGTGGAACGGGCCGCTGGTCGGCTGTGCTTGCTGCACGCGAAGCCAGTGCCATCGTTGGAATCGACAGCTCCGCACAAATGTTATCGCGCGCTGCCATACATGTTGGATGCTCTGCATATCTGTTACTTGCGGACGCTACCGCCATGCCTCTCAGGTCCCATCGCTTCGATATCGCGATCGGGTCATTTATGGTCAGCCATGTCCAGAATCTGGAAAAGGTGCTCATCGAAGTATGGCGCGTCCTGCGTCCTGGTGCGGAGTTCTTCATCTCCGATATTCATCCCGAAACCTCAAACCTCCTGCAGTGGAAACGGGGCTTCATCTCTGGCGCTCGGGAGGTATCGCTGCCAACAGTGTCTCGCAGCATCACCGAGCTTGAAACGGAGACTCGCCGTTGTGGCTTCGAGATATCAGCTAGAATCGAGCCTCTCTTTGGAACGCCGGAACGTGAGATTTTACGGAGAGCAGGCAAGGCAGACGTAATCCGCAGTTGTTCCGGTAGGCCGCCGATCTATATCCTGCGCCTTCGCAAGCCTGCGATAGCTGCACCTGTGGTCAGGACGAGCAAGCTCCGCGACTCCTTCCGACTGTCCGGAGGCGATGTCGCGTTCTCTAGCAACGTAGCCAGACCTTGCAGCGTTTCCATATCACGCGGACGTATTCAGCAGATCACGCACTCGTCCTCCAGGCTGCGAGCGGACATCGATCTGTCCGGGTATTTACTCCTTCCCGGGCTCATCAACGCTCACGATCATCTCGACTTTGCACTATTCCCTAGGATGGGGAATGGACCCTACTCCAGCGCTTCCGAGTGGGCCAAAGACATTCACAATCAATTCGCAGACGAGATTGCCACGCAGCGTAAAGTGCCTCGTTCCGTTCGTCTGTGGTGGGGAGCAATCCGTAACCTGCTCGCCGGAGTAACCACTGTTTGTCATCACAATCCATATGAGCCCGACTTCAGCGATCCTGAGTTTCCCGTTCGCGTGCTGCGCGATTATCGCTGGGCGCATTCTCTTTTTTTCGAAGAAGACGTGTTCGAACGGTTTCAGTCCGGCTCACCGGACACTCCCTTCATCATCCATCTGGGAGAAGGCACCACGTCTCGCTGCCGTCGAGAACTCGCACTACTTAGTTCCCTAGGAGCTCTCAATTCCTCTACCGTCGTTGTACATGGACTTGCCCTAGACCAACGCGATGCTTCGTTGTTGAATTACCGTCGTGCGGCACTCATATGGTGTCCAAGCTCCGCCGACTTCCTTTTTCGGTATCCGCAAGACGCCGACTTCATCCGCTCAATCCAGCGGGTTGCGCTCGGCACCGATTCGCCGCTCACCGCAAACGGCGATTTGCTCGACGAACTAAACTTCGCCCATCAACGGATGGGTTTTTCGGCGCCGGAACTATTCCGGAACGTCACACTCTTTTCCTCCGACGTTTTGAAACTGAGCGACGGCGAAGGCTCCCTTCTTGAAGGCGCGATTGCCGATCTTGTCGCAATCAGGAATCGCGGACTCTCCCCGGCCGAGTCCCTGATTCGATCCAGCTTCCGTGAGGTGGAACTAGTCCTGCTCGGGGGAAGAATCCAGCTGCTTTCGACGACTCTGCACGACCGCATGCCTCGCGAATTAACGTCCAAATTGGAAGCTGTTGAGATTGAAGGCACAGTCCGTTGGGTCAGGGCACCAATGCAGCGTTTGCTGGACGAAGCGCACAAAATCCTTGGCCCGACCGTCAGCATAGCTGGGAAAAGGGTTTGCCATGGCTACTGCTGA